A genomic window from Lycium barbarum isolate Lr01 chromosome 4, ASM1917538v2, whole genome shotgun sequence includes:
- the LOC132637898 gene encoding uncharacterized protein LOC132637898, translated as MSNSTGTAATNNTYVPQSHVAFHEDDYTHPCHPLYVHPSDVLGNSLVSVPFDGTCYGSWKRNILVALSIGNKLDFIDANSQSPPEDSPLIRQWQRCNDLAVSWLTNSMTKEIARSVEYSVSARDIWAELEERYGQTDAAKVFELKKELAHISQGSLDVASYFNKIKQLWDEIASLSVSKAHSCTCEAKSKYAKDEDV; from the coding sequence ATGTCGAATAGTACTGGTACTGCTGCTACGAATAATACTTATGTTCCTCAATCCCATGTTGCTTTTCATGAGGACGATTACACGCATCCTTGCCATCCACTATATGTTCATCCATCAGATGTGCTAGGAAACTCTTTGGTTTCGGTGCCATTTGATGGAACTTGCTATGGTAGTTGGAAAAGGAACATCCTTGTAGCTTTATCCATTGGAAACAAGTTAGATTTTATAGATGCTAACTCTCAGAGTCCTCCTGAGGACTCTCCTCTGATTCGACAATGGCAAAGGTGTAATGATCTAGCAGTTTCATGGTTGACAAATTCGATGACTAAAGAAATAGCTCGCAGTGTTGAGTATTCTGTGTCTGCTAGGGATATTTGGGCTGAATTAGAAGAAAGGTATGGTCAAACGGATGCTGCTAAGGTTTTTGAGCTAAAGAAAGAGCTGGCTCATATATCGCAGGGTTCTCTTGATGTGGCTTCTTATTTCAATAAGATCAAGCAACTCTGGGATGAAATTGCTTCTTTATCTGTTAGTAAAGCCCATAGTTGCAC